A stretch of the Nematostella vectensis chromosome 1, jaNemVect1.1, whole genome shotgun sequence genome encodes the following:
- the LOC116617882 gene encoding protein ATP6V1FNB-like — MGRELNMDTQRQNFWKESINKEAYVRLNWHARYSKEFSRSAYVPKPRKEGMVIKPVASLTLPSKKLDSTTVSKTKLQDSIAQFEAAAKEDPNSLLIEMRPVSSNTKKLLYNGFSALGEGRYQYLEKRKMKKPEQKYEFPITSAWEIGWKIDEYCPTMKAAQFGRTKVIRDSFYRNNGIFYNR; from the coding sequence ATGGGTCGAGAGCTGAATATGGACACACAGAGGCAGAACTTCTGGAAAGAATCGATAAACAAAGAAGCGTATGTCCGACTAAATTGGCACGCTCGCTACTCAAAGGAATTCTCGCGTTCTGCCTATGTACCCAAACCTCGCAAAGAAGGCATGGTTATAAAACCAGTCGCAAGTCTCACATTACCTAGCAAGAAACTAGACTCGACGACCGTATCAAAGACAAAACTTCAAGACTCGATTGCGCAGTTCGAAGCCGCAGCGAAAGAAGACCCGAACTCGCTTTTGATTGAAATGCGTCCGGTTTCATCGAACACCAAGAAATTACTCTACAATGGGTTCAGTGCGCTTGGAGAAGGAAGATACCAGTATctagaaaaaaggaaaatgaaGAAACCCGAGCAGAAGTACGAGTTCCCCATCACTAGTGCTTGGGAAATCGGTTGGAAAATTGATGAATATTGCCCCACGATGAAAGCTGCACAGTTTGGTCGAACAAAAGTAATTCGGGACTCCTTCTATCGCAACAATGGTATATTTTACAACAGATAG